The genomic DNA gataggcagacagacagacttgtgttgtttttacctacttcatttttaatgatatatGAATAATTCATTATGAATATATGAACATGCAGACACGTGACATCGTGTTGCCATGGTAATGGTAATGCATGTCAattagtgcttttattttgaaagtcctgTACAGGAAGTGTTTCGTGTTAACTAGAGCAGGTCGGTTCTGCGCAGCTGCAGACCGGAAGTCCACGTCAGGACAAGACGTGTGAGTGAGTCCCGGTCTGTCCCGGTCTGCACAGGTCGGTTCTGCTCGGTTCTGGAGTGAATCCGTCTCAGCTCGACTCTTTTCTTCAGACACAAAATGGCGGACGAGGCCACGCGCCGGGCGGTGTCGCAGATCCCGCTGCTAAAGACGCACGCGGGGCCCCGGGACCGCGCGCTGTGGCCGCAGCGGCTGAAGGAGGAGTACCAGGCTCTGATCCACTTCGTGGAGCAGAACAAGGCGGCGGACAACGACTGGTTCCGCCTCGAGTCCAACGCGGACGGCACGCGCTGGACCGGTACGTGCTGGTTCATCCACGAGCTGCTGCGCTACGAGTTCCGGCTGGAGTTCGACATCCCGGTGACGTACCCGGACACCGCGCCCGAAGTGGCGGTCCCGGAGCTGGACGGGAAGACCGCGAAGATGTACCGCGGCGGGAAGATCTGCCTGACCGAGCACTTCGCGCCCCTCTGGGCCCGGAACGCGCCGCGCTTCGGCCTCGCGCACCTGATGGCGCTGGGACTCGGCCCGTGGCTCGCGGTGGAAGTCCCGGACCTGATCAGCAAAGGACACGTGGTCCACAAGGAGCGGCAGCGCGAGGCTGCGGCGGAGTGACGTCACCAGGTCTAAACGTGAACAGTGAAAAACTGAACGAGACCGGaaaccacaaaaacatcaacacgAGACCGGAAACCATAAATGAtgaaactgacagacagaggacaggcagatgacagacagacagacagaggacagacagacactgacagacagacagaagacagaggacagacagacactgacagacagacagaagacaggcagacagacattttctttgagaaataaaaagtttcttTGAATACAAACGTTCTGTTTTGTATTAAAGTGACTCCACCTCCACGTCAGACAGACAAGGTGATGACAGACAGTTCAGAGTGTAAACAGAGTGACCTGTAAAgatttaataacaataaagatgatttaatatttaataagaCAGGCTGCAGTCACAGCGTCTgaatcaaacatttacacaactgGTGGACCTGCTCTGGTCTCACGTGGTCTCACTTGGACctggtttattatttttcagtctCGTGTTTCCTCAGTAAACTTGGATAAGCTCCACCCACTCGGCTGGAGGCCACACCCCATTCTCCTGCACGTTGCTAGGCGACAGCTTCCAGTCCCAGCTCCGCACGGGGACGCCCCAGGTGACGCCGTAGTTCGCTGTCACGTAGTCGAGAGTTTCGCACGGAACGCGAACTTTCAGTTCCAGAAGCTCCGCCCAGCAGAGCGAGAAGCGAGGGAAGACGtacctgattaaaaaaaaaaaaaaaaaactaaatgaatgtCATGTGACGTTAAATtagcataaacatgaaatataataattttattacaattattaatATCTTAGAGACttttcagtctggttttagagcGCACCATAGCACAGACACTGCACTGGTCAAAGTACTCAATGATATCAGAATCAATACTGACTCAAACAAACTCTGTTTTGGTCCTACTTGATCTTAGTGCAGCTTTTGACACAGTTGATCATAATATTTTACTAAACAGACTTGAAAACTGGGTTGGCCTCTCGGGTGTGGCCTTGAATTAGTTCAGGTCATATCTGACTGGGTGGGACTACACTGTGACACTGGGTGATTTCTCATCAGATGCAAATATTATTGCCTGTGGAGTCCCTCAAGGTTCTATCTTAGGGCCCCTTCTGTTCAACATCTACATGCTCCCACTCGGCAAAATTATTAGAAGTC from Larimichthys crocea isolate SSNF chromosome IX, L_crocea_2.0, whole genome shotgun sequence includes the following:
- the ufc1 gene encoding ubiquitin-fold modifier-conjugating enzyme 1, with protein sequence MADEATRRAVSQIPLLKTHAGPRDRALWPQRLKEEYQALIHFVEQNKAADNDWFRLESNADGTRWTGTCWFIHELLRYEFRLEFDIPVTYPDTAPEVAVPELDGKTAKMYRGGKICLTEHFAPLWARNAPRFGLAHLMALGLGPWLAVEVPDLISKGHVVHKERQREAAAE